One window of the Trifolium pratense cultivar HEN17-A07 linkage group LG2, ARS_RC_1.1, whole genome shotgun sequence genome contains the following:
- the LOC123905526 gene encoding VQ motif-containing protein 4 has product MDSMRNQEEQKSNQTQNNGQIPSPRPITRSEPGNPYPTTFVQADTTSFKQVVQMLTGSSETSKHVSNTTTTTLNKSNHHHHNNIPPIKSIPTKQQGFKLYERRNSLHKNLNINPLSPTNIFSSSNNNSSFSPRNKQEILSPSILDFPSLVLSPVTPLIPDPFNRSGSNGSSAARSGCLNAEAEDKAIKEKGFFLHPSPVSTPRDSEPPRLLPLFPTTSPRASSGPSSSNYNAS; this is encoded by the coding sequence ATGGATTCCATGAGAAACCAAGAAGAACAAAAGAGTAACCAAACTCAAAACAATGGACAAATTCCATCACCAAGACCCATAACAAGATCCGAACCCGGTAACCCATATCCAACAACATTTGTTCAAGCTGATACAACCTCATTCAAACAAGTAGTTCAAATGTTAACTGGATCCTCGGAAACATCAAAACATGTTtcaaacacaacaacaacaaccttaaacaaatcaaatcatcatcatcacaacaaCATTCCACCAATCAAATCTATTCCAACAAAACAACAAGGTTTCAAACTCTATGAAAGAAGAAACTCACTTCATAAGAATCTTAACATTAATCCTTTATCACCCACAAACATTTTTTCATCTTCCAACAACAATTCAAGTTTTTCACCTCGTAACAAACAAGAGATCTTGTCTCCTAGTATTCTTGATTTTCCTTCTCTTGTTCTTAGTCCTGTTACTCCACTCATACCCGACCCGTTTAACCGATCCGGGTCAAATGGGTCAAGTGCTGCTAGAAGTGGTTGTTTGAATGCAGAAGCTGAAGATAAAGCGATTAAAGAAAAGGGATTTTTTTTGCATCCTTCACCTGTTTCAACTCCTAGAGATTCTGAACCACCTCGTTTGCTTCCACTTTTTCCTACTACTTCTCCTAGAGCTTCTTCAGGTCCATCTTCTTCAAATTATAATGCttcttga
- the LOC123905528 gene encoding eukaryotic translation initiation factor 3 subunit D-like — protein MVGVAFDVGAVPYNPDGWGPMDSITAANNNNNLPLNVPYAPFNRSDKLGRIADWTRNFNNQTRNRNPADSAFDFTLDDSFPASADDDNTFRLVDGKPPPKPKFGPKWRYQQQKQLPQRRDEELETRKREAEKDKARRDRQYHQNRSNPHNNRREAAVCKSSVEIQPEWNMHDQIPFSTFTKLSYNVPEPEDLLMCGALEYYDRSIDRTNPKNERRLERFKNRNFFKVTTIDDPVIRRLANEDKATVFATDTILSTLMCATRSVYSWDIVVQRVGNKLFFDKRDGSQLDLLAVHETSQEPLPEAKDDINSAHSLSVEAAYINQNFSQQVLVRNGNKDTFDEPNPFANEGEEVASVAYKYRRWKLDNDMYLVARCEVHSVVELNKQKSFLTVNALNEFDSKYSGVDWRQKLETQRGAVLATELKNNANKLAKWTAQALLASADMMKLGYVSRIHPRDHFNHVILGVVGYKPKDFAAQINLNTNNMWGIVKSIVDLCMKLNEGKYVIVKDPSKPQIRIYEVPADAFENDYVEEPIPEDEQVQPTAEGADGGEEAAVAATTDDVEDKPVDAQA, from the coding sequence ATGGTAGGAGTTGCATTCGACGTAGGAGCCGTTCCTTACAATCCCGACGGATGGGGTCCAATGGATTCCATAACCGCcgccaacaacaacaacaaccttccACTCAATGTCCCTTACGCCCCTTTCAATCGCTCCGACAAATTAGGTCGAATCGCCGATTGGACCCGAAATTTCAACAACCAAACCCGAAACAGAAACCCCGCTGATTCCGCTTTCGATTTCACTCTCGACGATTCTTTCCCTGCTTCTGCCGATGACGACAATACTTTCCGTCTCGTCGACGGTAAACCACCACCAAAACCTAAATTCGGCCCCAAATGGCGTTACCAGCAACAGAAACAACTTCCTCAACGTCGCGATGAAGAACTTGAAACTAGGAAACGTGAGGCGGAGAAAGATAAAGCTCGTCGTGATCGTCAATATCATCAGAATCGTTCAAACCCTCATAACAATCGTCGTGAAGCTGCAGTTTGTAAATCGTCTGTGGAGATTCAGCCGGAGTGGAATATGCATGATCAGATTCCGTTTTCGACTTTCACCAAGCTTTCTTACAATGTCCCTGAACCTGAAGATCTTCTCATGTGTGGTGCTCTTGAGTATTATGATCGTTCTATTGATCGAACCAACCCCAAGAATGAACGTAGGCTCGAGAGGTTTAAGAATCGGAACTTCTTCAAGGTTACTACCATTGATGATCCTGTTATTAGGAGGCTTGCTAATGAGGATAAGGCCACGGTTTTTGCTACCGATACTATTCTTTCAACACTTATGTGTGCTACTAGGTCTGTTTATTCATGGGATATTGTTGTTCAGCGTGTTGGGAATAAGCTATTCTTTGATAAGCGTGATGGGTCACAGTTGGATTTGCTTGCTGTTCATGAGACTTCACAGGAGCCATTGCCCGAAGCTAAGGATGATATCAACTCTGCGCATTCATTGAGTGTTGAGGCTGCTTATATTAATCAGAATTTCTCTCAGCAAGTGTTGGTTAGGAATGGGAATAAAGATACTTTTGATGAGCCTAACCCTTTTGCTAATGAGGGTGAAGAGGTTGCTTCGGTTGCGTATAAGTATAGAAGGTGGAAGCTTGATAATGATATGTATCTTGTTGCTAGGTGTGAGGTGCATAgtgttgttgaattgaataaGCAAAAGTCATTCCTTACTGTGAATGCTTTGAATGAGTTTGATTCAAAGTATTCGGGTGTTGATTGGAGGCAGAAGTTGGAAACTCAAAGGGGTGCTGTTTTGGCTACTGAGCTTAAGAACAATGCTAACAAGTTGGCTAAGTGGACTGCACAAGCTCTTTTGGCTAGTGCTGATATGATGAAGTTGGGTTATGTGTCGAGGATTCATCCTCGGGACCATTTTAATCATGTTATCTTGGGCGTGGTTGGATATAAACCCAAGGACTTTGCTGCTCAAATTAATTTGAACACTAACAATATGTGGGGGATTGTTAAGTCTATTGTGGACTTGTGTATGAAATTGAATGAGGGGAAATATGTTATTGTGAAGGATCCATCTAAGCCTCAGATTAGGATTTATGAGGTTCCGGCTGATGCATTTGAGAACGACTATGTGGAGGAGCCAATTCCGGAAGATGAACAAGTTCAGCCTACTGCAGAGGGTGCTGATGGTGGAGAGGAAGCTGCTGTTGCTGCTACTACAGATGACGTGGAAGATAAGCCGGTCGATGCTCAAGCTTAA
- the LOC123905529 gene encoding transcription factor bHLH162-like: MEDNPSSSRVDRKTIEKIRRIQMKDLCNKVYSLLPHQTSKEAISTLDKVEEATKYIKKLQINLEKMKEKKNFLLGIQRSTNVDMDRSKNLGFKSPKIEIQQFGLVLEVVLITCLDSHFLFNETIRVLQEEGVDIVNASYKVNGDSVFHSIHCQVGEFGNEVARLSEKLKKFIYS, from the exons ATGGAGGACAACCCTAGTTCATCAAGAGTTGACAGAAAAACCATTGAGAAGATTAGAAGAATTCAAATGAAAGATCTCTGCAACAAGGTCTACTCACTTCTGCCTCATCAAACTTCAAAG GAAGCTATTTCAACGCTGGATAAGGTAGAGGAAGCAACAAAATACATAAAGAAATTACAGATCAACTTAGAGAAaatgaaggagaagaagaattTTCTACTAGGAATTCAAAGGTCAACAAATGTGGATATGGATAGAAGCAAGAACTTGGGATTCAAATCTCCAAAAATTGAGATCCAACAATTTGGTTTAGTCTTAGAGGTTGTTCTAATAACATGTTTGGATTCTCACTTTTTGTTCAATGAAACTATTCGTGTTCTTCAAGAAGAAGGAGTTGATATTGTTAATGCTAGTTATAAAGTCAATGGAGATTCTGTTTTCCATTCAATACATTGCCAG gTAGGAGAATTTGGTAATGAAGTTGCAAGGTTATCTGAGAAATTGAAGAAGTTTATATATTCTTGA
- the LOC123905530 gene encoding importin subunit alpha-1b-like, which translates to MSEPVSNSTLTTVGTSAATSDPTLTTVSTSASTSDPTLTTVGTSAATSDPTLTTVCTSATSTELDAVNSGDDDDTDDSDEDSSDDDTDDSDEDSGDGYVTRTYQKFCYDLRNPHAQPLPPPPDFDAVKIIHSSAKPLFFDDDPVAQLDAVTKFATVLSMGSHDFIDEVLKVPNIVEQLWKFSAQNDYPELKEMALWALNNIAAGWCQHTRVVVASGGIPKLLKLCISKESLIVKMQAIWALGNIAVYSQKTKHQILELGATTLYPLVCMLKDTTTDKSLSSVIMFALLNFFRERIPSKLYFQLQPPISVLVSPTLVDILSMENTREELVLIALHMFACFLASGLYKKDVDKANMYAQIPKFLVHHPKWKEVPNYALLIIRDVDESNKQVLIDNQVLLGLKHLIEVEGLNKRGGDKFIRKGVCRAIANFTAGTSGQLQAVIDMKLISPLLDLTKSESDIKEVAACVIYNVTRGSSEQMMSLPGKESIEVLCELLSSTDQKILESCLKGLDNLLANSAMAEIFFEMVDESVLDYGGVIDKLIALKKHDNTEIGDMAKKIEDKWIAH; encoded by the exons ATGTCTGAACCTGTTTCCAACTCTACTCTCACCACAGTCGGAACTTCCGCTGCCACTTCCGACCCTACTCTCACCACCGTCAGTACTTCCGCTTCCACTTCCGACCCTACTCTCACCACTGTCGGTACTTCCGCTGCCACTTCCGACCCTACTCTCACCACCGTCTGTACTTCCGCTACTTCCACCGAGCTTGATGCCGTTAATTccggtgatgatgatgatactgATGATTCCGATGAGGATTCCAGTGATGATGATACTGATGATTCCGATGAGGATTCCGGTGATGGTTACGTAACCAGAACGTACCAGAAATTCTGTTACGATCTTCGTAATCCTCATGCGCAACCACTACCTCCTCCTCCTGATTTCGATGCA GTGAAAATCATCCACTCATCGGCTAAACCGttattttttgatgatgacCCTGTTGCACAGCTAGACGCTGTGACCAAGTTTGCTACGGTATTGTCAATGGGATCGCATGATTTTATCGATGAAGTCCTGAAAGTACCAAATATTGTCGAACAATTGTGGAAGTTCTCGGCACAGAATGATTACCCTGAACTGAAG gagatGGCGCTATGGGCTCTCAACAATATAGCCGCGGGATGGTGTCAGCATACGAGAGTTGTAGTTGCAAGTGGTGGTATTCCAAAGCTTCTGAAGCTCTGCATCAGCAAAGAGAGTCTCATTGTTAAAATGCAGGCAATATGGGCCTTGGGTAATATTGCAGTTTATTCCCAAAAAACAAAGCATCAAATTTTGGAATTGGGTGCCACCACTCTCTACCCTTTAGTATGTATGCTGAAGGATACAACTACAGACAAATCACTCTCCTCGGTTATTATGTTTGCTTTGCTAAACTTTTTTCGTGAAAGGATTCCGTCAAAGCTTTACTTCCAACTGCAACCTCCTATCAGCGTTTTAGTTTCGCCTACTCTTGTGGATATTTTGTCTATGGAAAACACAAGAGAAGAACTTGTACTAATAGCTCTTCATATGTTTGCTTGTTTTTTGGCAAGCGGTCTTTATAAAAAAGACGTGGACAAAGCAAACATGTATGCCCAAATTCCAAAATTTCTTGT GCATCATCCAAAATGGAAGGAAGTTCCCAATTATGCACTGTTGATCATAAGGGATGTGGATGAGTCTAACAAACAG GTTTTAATCGACAATCAAGTTCTCTTGGGCCTTAAACATCTCATTGAAGTTGAAGGCCTTAATAAAAGAGGTGGTGACAAGTTTATCCGCAAAGGTGTTTGTAGAGCAATTGCAAACTTTACCGCTGGGACAAGCGGTCAATTACAG GCTGTGATTGATATGAAGCTTATTTCTCCTCTGCTTGATCTCACGAAGAGTGAGTCTGACATTAAGGAAGTGGCTGCATGCGTTATATATAATGTCACTCGTGGAAGTAGTGAGCAGATGAT GTCATTACCGGGTAAGGAGTCTATTGAGGTGCTTTGTGAGCTGTTGAGTAGCACAGATCAAAAAATTTTGGAGTCATGTCTAAAAGGATTAGACAACTTATTGGCTAACAGTGCTATGGCGGAGATTTTTTTCGAGATGGTTGATGAGTCAGTACTCGATTATGGAGGAGTAATAGATAAGTTGATAGCTCTGAAGAAACATGACAACACAGAGATTGGTGACATGGCTAAAAAGATTGAGGACAAATGGATTGCTCATTAG
- the LOC123905531 gene encoding F-box/LRR-repeat protein 2-like: MDKRAASARKRSKTMSESAKYLYLPDDCWKHIFKFLNDGDNDYLKSISAVSKEFFSITNRLRSSLTIHDPTAPFLSRILHRFTDLTSLDFTHFHGDLDALLCQIPPLNNLTSLNLSHKKTIPSDGLRYFSKKITTLTSLTCSNLFSFTSTHLFLIADCFPLLQELNLGHVIFTDDKNDTNFLDGIEALSLSLSQLRKLNLSSHSYVTDKSIFHLFKNCKFLEEVIITECFQLTAAGVASALIEKKQTMLKTLCLPGYIITPQVIDSLVSLKRLTCIDLSFSRFRRISDDQLSYIGNAGLPLRRIDLSRCTGYSYAGLFSLLSKYQSIQHLDFEHSTVLNDRRVVKLSSFLLGLVSINLSYCTKVTYSTLFALVKKCPSLSEIKMQHIKHKRVKNYDLLTDFGVYPQLKSLDLSLNLWLRDKGIILFASVFPNLQLLDLSSCEKLSDEGILQVLRRCSTISHLNVWGCSIENIPGLNFEVPKLKMLNLSFTDVEDEALFAISKSCRGLLQLLLSDCYKCTEMGVKYVLENCTQLKEIDLSRCSNVHTNVVASMLSLRPSLRKITAPPDFCISESEKNLFLLQGCILFTEN, translated from the coding sequence ATGGACAAGCGAGCAGCGTCGGCAAGAAAGAGAAGTAAAACAATGTCAGAATCTGCAAAATATTTGTATCTACCGGATGATTGTTGGAAACATATCTTCAAATTTCTCAACGACGGAGACAACGATTACCTGAAGTCTATCTCCGCCGTCTCTAAGGAGTTCTTCTCCATCACCAACCGTCTCCGATCATCTCTCACCATACATGATCCAACAGCCCCTTTCCTCTCCCGCATCTTGCATAGGTTCACAGACCTTACTTCCCTCGATTTCACTCACTTCCACGGTGACCTCGACGCACTTCTCTGCCAAATCCCACCATTGAACAACCTCACATCACTCAATCTCTCCCACAAAAAAACCATTCCTTCAGATGGGTTGCGATATTTCTCCAAAAAGATTACAACTTTGACCTCTCTCACTTGTTCCAACTTATTCTCTTTCACCAGCACTCACTTGTTCCTCATCGCGGATTGTTTCCCTTTACTACAAGAACTTAACCTCGGTCATGTTATATTCACCGATGACAAAAACGACACTAACTTCCTCGATGGGATTGAGGCTCTTTCCTTGTCACTTTCCCAACTCCGCAAGCTTAATCTCTCTAGTCACTCCTATGTTACCGACAAATCTATTTTTCACTTGTTCAAGAATTGCAAGTTTCTTGAAGAGGTCATTATAACTGAATGTTTTCAACTTACCGCAGCCGGCGTTGCTTCCGCTCTCATcgagaaaaaacaaacaatgttgAAGACTTTATGTCTTCCGGGTTACATTATTACTCCCCAAGTCATTGACTCCTTGGTGAGTTTGAAGCGTTTAACTTGCATTGATTTGTCGTTTAGCCGGTTTAGGCGTATCTCGGATGATCAGCTCTCCTATATTGGAAATGCTGGTCTTCCTTTGAGGAGGATTGACCTCTCTCGTTGCACCGGCTATAGTTATGCCGGATTATTTAGTTTGTTATCCAAGTATCAATCTATCCAACATTTGGATTTTGAACACTCAACAGTGTTGAATGATCGCCGTGTTGTCAAGTTGTCTTCATTTCTTCTTGGCTTGGTGTCAATAAACCTTAGTTATTGTACAAAGGTCACATATTCAACCTTGTTTGCACTCGTTAAGAAATGTCCTTCCCTTAGTGAGATCAAAATGCAACATATCAAGCATAAGAGGGTAAAGAATTATGATCTTTTGACGGATTTCGGCGTATACCCTCAATTAAAGTCTCTCGATTTGTCTCTCAATCTATGGTTAAGGGACAAAGGCATCATATTGTTTGCTTCTGTTTTCCCCAATTTGCAGCTGCTTGATTTGAGTTCTTGCGAAAAGTTATCTGACGAAGGTATTCTTCAAGTATTAAGGAGATGCAGTACGATTAGTCATTTGAATGTATGGGGTTGTTCAATTGAGAATATACCTGGACTGAACTTTGAAGTTCCCAAGCTGAAGATGTTGAACTTGTCATTCACAGACGTTGAGGATGAAGCACTCTTTGCGATTTCAAAGAGTTGTCGTGGGCTTTTGCAATTGTTACTAAGTGATTGTTACAAATGCACAGAGATGGGAGTGAAATATGTACTAGAAAACTGTACACAACTGAAAGAAATCGATTTGAGTCGTTGTAGTAATGTGCATACCAATGTCGTTGCCTCAATGCTATCTTTAAGGCCATCATTAAGAAAGATAACAGCTCCTCCTGATTTTTGTATCAGTGAAAGCGAGAAGAATCTCTTCTTGCTTCAAGGATGCATTTTGTTTACTGAAAATTGA